The Methylocystis bryophila genome contains the following window.
CGACTCGCAGATCCTCTTGATCAATGCTTCCATGAGACGATTCCTTATCGCTCGAACCGACGCCGGCCGCCGGCCGCTGTTTCCTCACCCTTCGCGCGCCGAAAGGCAAGGGCGCGGCGACCGAATTCCTCGCTCAGTCCTCGCCGTCGAGCCCATAGAGCGTATGCAGCGTGCGCACGGCGAGCTCCGTGTAGGCGGCGTCGATCAAGACCGAGAATTTGATCTCGGAGGTCGAGATGGCTCGGATATTGACACCCTTCTCGGCCAGCGCGCGAAAGCCCTTCGCCGCGACGCCGGCGTGGCTGCGCATGCCGACGCCGACGACGGAGACCTTCGCGACGTCCTTCGCGCCGGCCAGCGCGGCAAAGCCAATCTCGCCCTTGGCTTTTTCGAGAAGAGCGCGGGCGCGGTCGAAATCGCTCGCGGCGACCGTGAAGGTCATGTCGGTCATGCTGTCGTCCGAGATGGTCTGAACGATCATGTCGACGTTGATGCCCGCTTCCGCCAGCGGCATGAACACGCTCGCCGCGACGCCGGGCTTGTCAATGACCCGGCGCAGCGTGATCTGCGCCTCGTCGCGCGAGAAGGCGACGCCCGTCACGACTTGCGATTCCATGATGTCTTCCTCCCGGCAGATCAACGTGCCCGGCCGCGGATCGTCCGGATCGTCGAAGGACGAGCGGACATAGGTCGGCATGTCGTGCTTCAGCGCCAGCTCGACCGAGCGCACCTGCATCACCTTGGCGCCGAGCGACGCCATCTCCAGCATTTCCTCGAAGGCGATCCGGTCCATTCGACGCGCCTTAGAGACGACTCGTGGGTCCGTCGTATAGACGCCGTCGACGTCGGTATAAATGTCGCAGCGCTCCGCCCCGATCGCCGCCGCGAGCGCCACCGCGCTCGTGTCGGAGCCGCCGCGTCCAAGCGTCGTGATCCGGCCCGAAGGCTTGTGGATCCCCTGGAAGCCTGCGACAACCGCAGTCTCCTTACGTCCAAAGCCCTCGATAATCCCCTCGGGCTCGATCGACATAATGCGCGCGGCGCCATGGGACGCGTCAGTCAGCACCGGCGTCTGCCAGCCTTGCCAGGAGCGCGCGGCGACGCCCTGCGCCTGCAATGCGATAGCGAGAAGCCCCGACGTCACCTGCTCGCCCGAGGCGACCACCGCGTCATATTCACGCATGTCGTGAAGCCGCGCGGCCTCTTTGCACCAGGCGACGAGCTCGTTGGTCTTGCCCGACATGGCGGAGACGACGACCGCCACGTCATAGCCGGCCGCGATCTCGCGCTTCACATGGCGCGCGACATTGTGAATACGTTCGACCGTGGCGACAGAAGTGCCGCCGAATTTCATCACCAGACGGGGCATGGGGACCGGACTTTGGGGCAAGAAGCGAATTGACGCAAAAGTTTAAGGGGCTCTTGCGATCGGGACCTCGCTCCAACTTTCTGATTTAGCGTTATTTTTTCCGCTCGAACGACGGGTCCGAGGGACAGGCGCCGCGCCCGGCGTCGCCTCGCCTTTGGCGAGCGCGCGCGTATATGTTACGGCGTCGCCGGCGCTGTCAACGGCGCTCTAGAGCGCGGCCCGAAAAAGCGGAAGGCGGCTTTTCGCGCGAATCCCGCTCTAAACTTAAAGAATCGAGCGATTCCGCTCAAACGCAGAGAACGTGATCTAGCAGGACGCGCGGAGGGTTTTCGGAGAATGAAGGGGTCGCACGAAGTCCCGCGAGAGAATCAATCCAGCGTCGATCCCGCCGACGTCGCCCGCTTCAACCGGCTCGGGGAGCTGTGGTGGGACAAGACCGGCAAGATGGGGATCTTGCACGACATCAACCCGATAAGGGTCGAGTATGTGCGCCTCCAGGCCTCGCGCCATCTCGGTCGCGAGCGGGACGCGGATCTGGCCGGGCTTTCGATCGCCGACATCGGCTGCGGCGGCGGCATATTGGCGGAGGCGCTCGCCGAGCTCGGCGCCAAGGTGACGGGCGTCGACCCCGCGCCGAACAACGTGGAGATCGCACGCCGCCACGCGGCGAAATCCGGGCTCGACATCGACTATCGCAACACCACGGCCGAGGCCCTCGCCGCGACCGGCGAGAGCTTCGATATCGTCACCGCGCTTGAAGTGATCGAGCATGTGGAAGGGCCGAAAGCCTTCGTCGCGACGCTCGCGCGGCTGGTGAAGCCGGGCGGCCTCTTGTTTCTCGCGACGATCGACCGCACCTTCAAGAGCTTCGTTCTGGCGATCGTCGGAGCCGAGTATGTCTTGGGCTGGGTGCCCCGCGGCACGCACAGCCACGAGAAGTTCGTGCGTCCCGATGAGCTGTCCGGCTGGCTCAGGGTGGCGGGAATGCGCGAGATCGATCGCGCCGGCATGAGCTTTAGCCCCCTGACGCGTCAGTGGGCCAAGGGCGCCGACACTGGAGTGAACTATCTGATGGCCGCGAAGAAGGACGGGTGAGGATCGAGGCCCTTGTTCCCCCGCTCAGGCGAGGCTAAACAGGGGTCCATGATCGGCTCCGCTCCTCTTTGCAAAGTCGCGCCTCGTCTACTGCTCGCACTGGCGCTCGCTTGCGTTTCCTCCCTGTCGACGCAGATCGCGACGGCGCAGGAAAAATCCAAGTCGGACGCCAAGTCGAAATCGGACGCGAAATCGAAGTCGGACGCCAAGGCCAAAGGCGACTCCAAATCGAAGGGCGATTCCGCCGACAAGAAATCGGGCAAGGGCGCTTGCAAACCGCTTTCTGTCGGCAAGTTCGGCGACTGGGAAGTGCTGAACACCTCCTGCAAGGACAAGATCTGCTACACGCTCGCCGCGCCGCAGAAGCGCCTGCCCGAGGGAAAGCTCAAGGACGCGAAAGCGAATATCTTCGTCTCCACCCGCCCAAGCGAGGGCGTCCGCAACGAGATCGCCATCAATCTCGGTTACGCGACAAAGGACAACGGCGCCGCAACCGCAGACGTCGACGGAAACAGCTTTGATCTGGTCACGATGAAAGAGAGCGCTTGGCTGAAAAATCCGGCCCAAGAGAAAGAGTTCGTCGAGACGATGAGGCACGGGTCCAAGCTCGTCGTGAAAGCTTCCTCCGCGAAGGGAACCTCCACCACGGATAGCTATTCGCTCAAGGGCCTCTCCGACGCGCTCACGCGCGTGCAGCAGGAGTGCAAATAGGCGTTCACGCTTCTCGCAGCTGACGCAGCGCCTCTCCGATCGCCATCGCCGCGGCGATGGCGACGTTCAGCGAGCGCATTCCCGGCCGCATCCCTACCGACGCTGCGACATCCGCCCGGGCGACGACCTCGTCGGGAACGCCCGCCGACTCTCGGCCGACCATCAGCACGTCGCCATCGCAAAACCGCGCGTCGAGATAGGAGAGAGGCGACTTCGTGGTGAGCAGCACAAGACGGCGCGGCGGCTGTTGCGCGCGGCGCCAAGCGTCGAAGTCCTCAAAGCAGGCGTGGCGCGAGAGCCTCACATGATCGAGGTAATCCATCCCAGCGCGCCGCAGCGAACGATCGCCCCAGGCAAAGCCCGCCGGCCCGATAAGCGCCGCCTCGACTCCAAGACAGGCGCACATGCGCAGCAAGGTTCCGGCGTTTTGCGCGATGTCGGGCTGGTAGAGCGCGAGCGTTAGGCGCGGCTCGGCATGAGGCGTTGTTGATGTCATCGGCGCGCCGTCTTTTGTCGGCAACACAGCCTGTTGCGCGCGCTCTAGATTGGCTCGCCTGCGACAAACTGACAAGCCCCTTCCGCCGAAGTGGACAAGAGCTGCTTTTGGCGCCAAAAGCAGGATGCGCAGCCCGCCACCGCACCGCAGCGCCGAAAAGCCAAGATCGCGCGATCCTGTGGCGTGGAAAGGGAGCACGGATTGAGGGACGAGACGATAGCGCGGCCGGGACGCCGGGACATTCTGTTCGTCGCAACGGGCGCGATGGCTACAGTGGCGGCCGGCGCCGCCGTCTGGCCCTTGATCGCGCAGATGAATCCGGATGCGTCGACGCGCGCCTTGGCGTCGATCGACGTCGATATCGCGGCTATCGCTCCAGGCCAGATCGTCACCGTGAAATGGCGCGGCAAGCCCGTGTTCATCCGGCATCGCACGCCGGCGGAAATCGCCGCGGCTGAGGAGACGCCGCTCGCCAGTCTTCCCGACCCGCAGCCGGATTCCGCGCGCGTCAAGAAGCCCGAGTGGCTCGTCGTGATCGGCGTCTGCACGCATCTCGGTTGCATTCCGCTCGGTCACGAAGGCGAGTTCGGCGGCTGGTTCTGTCCTTGCCATGGCTCCACCTACGACGTCTCCGGACGCATTCGCAGCGGGCCCGCGCCCGCCAATCTCGACGTGCCGGAATATAGCTTTCTCAGCGATACGAAGATCAAGATTGGCTAGCTCGACGCCGTCGCGACGGAGCAGCTTCTGATTCAGGGACCTGACGCGAACCGATGAGCGGACCTTCAAAATACACGCCACGAAGCGCCCTTGCGCGGTGGATCGAGCGGCGCATGCCGATCCTCAGCTTCATGCATGATTCCTTCGTCGCCTTTCCTACGCCCAAGAACCTGAACTATCTTTGGACCTTCGGGGCGATCTTGAGCTTCATGCTCGTGGCTCAGATCGTCACCGGCGTCGTGCTCGCCATGCATTACACGGCGGAGACCACCCTGGCCTTCGATTCCGTCGAACACATCATGCGCAACGTGAACTGGGGGATGATCCTCCGCTATGCGCATGCGAACGGCGCGTCCTTGTTCTTCCTGGCGGCATACATCCATATCCTGCGCGGCATGTACTACGGCTCCTACAAGGACCCGCGCGAGCTGCTATGGATCTTGGGCATCGTCATCTTCGTGCTGATGATGGCCACGGGCTTCCTCGGCTATGTGCTGCCGTGGGGACAGATGTCCTTTTGGGCGGCGACGGTCATCACCAATCTGTTCACCGCGATTCCCGTCGTCGGCGAGTCGATCACGGTCTGGCTGCTCGGCGGCTATTCAGTCGACAATCCGACGCTCAATCGCTTCTTCGCCCTCCACTATTTGCTGCCCTTCGTGATTGCGGCGGTCGTCGTGCTGCACGTCTGGGCGCTGCATGTGACCGGGCAAAACAACCCCGACGGAGTCGAAGTCAAGGACATCGAGAAGGAGACCGTGCCCTTCACCCCTTTTGCGACTTTCAAAGACGCCTTCGGCCTCGGGGCGTTCCTCGTCCTTTTCGCTTGGCTGACTTTTTTCACGCCGAATTATCTCGGCCATCCTGACAATTACATCGAAGCCAACCCAATGGTGACGCCCGCGCACATCGTGCCGGAGTGGTATTTCCTGCCGTTTTACGCGGTGTTGCGCGCGATCCCGAGCAAGCTTTTCGGCGTTATCGCGCTCTTCGGCGCCGTGGTCTTGCCGGCGGCGCTGCCGTGGCTCGACACGTCGAAAGTGAAATCCGGGCGCTATCGGCCGTTGTTTCGCCGGTTCTTCATCGCCTTTCTCGTCGTGTGCATAGGACTGGGCTATCTCGGCTCGCAGCCGCCGGAGGGCGCGTTCCTGATCGCGTCCCGATTGCTCACCTTCTGCTATTTCGCCTATTTTCTCTTGGTCCTTCCCATCGTTGGAAGGATCGAGAAAGCACAGGAGCCCGCGTCCATCGAGGCGGCGATCGCTTCCAGGAAGGCGGAGCTTGATGCGACCCATGGCTGAACGTTCCATCTCCCGAAGGAGCGCGTCGTCACGCGTTTCGCGCATGCTGGCGGTCGCCCTGATCATGCTGGTCTCGCCCTGCCTCGCCAATGCTGCAGAGAGCGCTTCGGAGCATGAGGAGCGACCTCGGCAATTCGATTGGAGCTTCGCCGGCGTCTCCGGGCGCTATGACAAGGCGCAGCTGCGAAGGGGCTTTAAGGTCTATCGCGAGGTTTGCTCGAGCTGCCATTCCATCCGACTGCTCGCCTTTCGCAATTTGGCGGAGTCGGGCGGGCCGGAACTGTCGCAGGCTGAGGTC
Protein-coding sequences here:
- a CDS encoding aspartate kinase codes for the protein MPRLVMKFGGTSVATVERIHNVARHVKREIAAGYDVAVVVSAMSGKTNELVAWCKEAARLHDMREYDAVVASGEQVTSGLLAIALQAQGVAARSWQGWQTPVLTDASHGAARIMSIEPEGIIEGFGRKETAVVAGFQGIHKPSGRITTLGRGGSDTSAVALAAAIGAERCDIYTDVDGVYTTDPRVVSKARRMDRIAFEEMLEMASLGAKVMQVRSVELALKHDMPTYVRSSFDDPDDPRPGTLICREEDIMESQVVTGVAFSRDEAQITLRRVIDKPGVAASVFMPLAEAGINVDMIVQTISDDSMTDMTFTVAASDFDRARALLEKAKGEIGFAALAGAKDVAKVSVVGVGMRSHAGVAAKGFRALAEKGVNIRAISTSEIKFSVLIDAAYTELAVRTLHTLYGLDGED
- the ubiG gene encoding bifunctional 2-polyprenyl-6-hydroxyphenol methylase/3-demethylubiquinol 3-O-methyltransferase UbiG yields the protein MKGSHEVPRENQSSVDPADVARFNRLGELWWDKTGKMGILHDINPIRVEYVRLQASRHLGRERDADLAGLSIADIGCGGGILAEALAELGAKVTGVDPAPNNVEIARRHAAKSGLDIDYRNTTAEALAATGESFDIVTALEVIEHVEGPKAFVATLARLVKPGGLLFLATIDRTFKSFVLAIVGAEYVLGWVPRGTHSHEKFVRPDELSGWLRVAGMREIDRAGMSFSPLTRQWAKGADTGVNYLMAAKKDG
- a CDS encoding invasion associated locus B family protein — its product is MIGSAPLCKVAPRLLLALALACVSSLSTQIATAQEKSKSDAKSKSDAKSKSDAKAKGDSKSKGDSADKKSGKGACKPLSVGKFGDWEVLNTSCKDKICYTLAAPQKRLPEGKLKDAKANIFVSTRPSEGVRNEIAINLGYATKDNGAATADVDGNSFDLVTMKESAWLKNPAQEKEFVETMRHGSKLVVKASSAKGTSTTDSYSLKGLSDALTRVQQECK
- a CDS encoding tRNA (cytidine(34)-2'-O)-methyltransferase; translated protein: MTSTTPHAEPRLTLALYQPDIAQNAGTLLRMCACLGVEAALIGPAGFAWGDRSLRRAGMDYLDHVRLSRHACFEDFDAWRRAQQPPRRLVLLTTKSPLSYLDARFCDGDVLMVGRESAGVPDEVVARADVAASVGMRPGMRSLNVAIAAAMAIGEALRQLREA
- the petA gene encoding ubiquinol-cytochrome c reductase iron-sulfur subunit, giving the protein MRDETIARPGRRDILFVATGAMATVAAGAAVWPLIAQMNPDASTRALASIDVDIAAIAPGQIVTVKWRGKPVFIRHRTPAEIAAAEETPLASLPDPQPDSARVKKPEWLVVIGVCTHLGCIPLGHEGEFGGWFCPCHGSTYDVSGRIRSGPAPANLDVPEYSFLSDTKIKIG
- a CDS encoding cytochrome b, whose product is MSGPSKYTPRSALARWIERRMPILSFMHDSFVAFPTPKNLNYLWTFGAILSFMLVAQIVTGVVLAMHYTAETTLAFDSVEHIMRNVNWGMILRYAHANGASLFFLAAYIHILRGMYYGSYKDPRELLWILGIVIFVLMMATGFLGYVLPWGQMSFWAATVITNLFTAIPVVGESITVWLLGGYSVDNPTLNRFFALHYLLPFVIAAVVVLHVWALHVTGQNNPDGVEVKDIEKETVPFTPFATFKDAFGLGAFLVLFAWLTFFTPNYLGHPDNYIEANPMVTPAHIVPEWYFLPFYAVLRAIPSKLFGVIALFGAVVLPAALPWLDTSKVKSGRYRPLFRRFFIAFLVVCIGLGYLGSQPPEGAFLIASRLLTFCYFAYFLLVLPIVGRIEKAQEPASIEAAIASRKAELDATHG